A window of Cynocephalus volans isolate mCynVol1 chromosome 3, mCynVol1.pri, whole genome shotgun sequence genomic DNA:
GACCAAATGGTTTGGCTGTGGTACAGTCAGAAAAAGAGCGAGGTTTAATGTGCCAGCAAGCAACAAACTGACGGCTACACTGACAGACCCAGAAAGCCCTCGGCTCAGAGTTTAATCAAGTTAGAACTCAAATGCTCGCTTGGGCTCCCCGAATTTAGGAATTATTTGATTCCCAATCACAGGAAGTGAACAGGGTGACAGGGTAGCAAACTCTGGATGGCTTTTCATTTGCTAAATGTATTTTGTGATGCATTTGCAGCTTCAAGACCATGCATCAGCACTCCAGGAAAGGCCAGGAATGTGACAGTCAAGGCACAGAAATAAACAAGATGGCAGGAGACACAGGATGAGATGAACCAGCAAGAAAAGTGGGAGCTGATGCCTGGATGGCTGCAGAGAGAGGCACAGACGAGGAGAAAGGCATCTGCACCCCTCAGAAGTCAGAAAGTCTCCTAACAGGAGCAAAGGGGCTGACTGCTGTGTTCAGAGCCTGGAACTCTTGGATATGTGTGGCTACGACATTTTCCCTTCATGCAGAAAGGAAGCCCCAAATTTACATTAACTTTGACTCAAATTTTGAACCCAGGGGGATTCTGAAAACTCAGCAGTGTGGTTCTGAAAGCACCCGTAACTGGGGTGCACAGTATCAGAGCGTGATCTGAGACATGGCTCTGCGTTTGCTCAGCTGCCGATAGAAGCTGCACATTCAGGGTGTGTTGATGCAACAGGGCAGGAAACACAGGTTTCTAGCAATCTGCTCTGCCATTTGGAGGCCCAGGATTGATCCTGAGCTTCTTGACCCAACACTAACAGGAACTCAGAAGCCTCAGCAGGGCTGTGCttggaggaggaggtgagggagggcAGCAGCTGCCTGGCTGAGCCACTCTGGGAGGCTCCAGGGTGTGAGCGGCAAAGCACTCTGGAGGCTTCCACTCAGTTCTGGCCCATTTCCTGTCATGTCGAagccttcagagggagagagTGGAGGTTTACAAAGGACACACTTGTCTCCACTCAGCGAGGCTCGAGGGCCAAGGTCAAGTTCTGGCTTTGGATTAGGTGAGACTCAGCTCCTCCCCTGAGCTTCCATggcttcatctgtgaaatgggaatgaaGATACCAATCTCATCAGATTGTGGAGATCACTGGTACAGTGCCCAGCCCACAGCAAAGGGCACCACGTGAACACTAACTGTTCTGAGGACAATGACACACATGCCCCAAAAAAAGCCCCTTAGGCTGAGACATGACTTCATGTCCCTGGTGTTGCTCCCTACTCATCCACCCAAGCTAAGGACCCACAGAGAGACCAGCCAATTTATCTAAGCCCTGCCTCCACTCTCTCCCCGGACCTGAATCCCTTGTAGAGCTGAGGCTCACTGCCTTCACTACATTTTGGGTAATTTTGCAAGATCAGATCTATCTGccaagattttcaaatatgtcttAAGTTAACaaattcttatcttttaaatattgggACCTCATGAGAACACCCTTAGCTTCATAGCATGATTCAGTGCGAATCCATTTCAAGCTTGGCTGTGGCTTGTGGGTTCTACTTCCTTCCACTCTCTTGGATCAGTCCTGCCTCCCTGCTCCAGGCCACCATCGTCCTCCAGGAGTATGTGGTCGCCACTCTGAGCCAGTCACTCTGTCTTCTCCACCCTGTCCCCCTCCAGTCCACATGGGATGCCAGCAGATCACCCCCCTCCTGCTTAAAGTCCTTCGGCACCGTCACCTGCCTGCCTCTCCTACCTCATCTTCCCTACTCTTTTCCACCTCCCGCTGTGCCTTGGCCACCCTGAACCAATTGGCTTTTGggcacattttcaagcctctggAGCTTTTGCCCATGCTGCTTACTGTTTCAGAAGGCCTTGGCCCCACATCCCCTGGGTAACTACCATACATCCTTTGAGAAGTGCAAAGTTGGGTCAGAACGCCCTGAGTTCGAACCTGCCTCCCCCACGTACCAGCTCTGCTGTATGGAAATAACAGCCACCTTGCAAGACCAttacaaggattaaataagattataCAACAACAGCATCGTATAGAGCACTCACTCAATAACTACAAGAAATAATGATGCTAAGCTTAGGTACTCCACCAACTGCACCCCACTGGGGCTCTGCTAGATACTTCCCCAAAGCCTGCCTGAGCACTGTATTGTACACAGTgaggcccccacccccagcctctgagCTCAAGACACCTGTGTTGTGTCCTTCTCTGAGCTCCACCACCAGCAGGCCCAGTGCAGGTCTGCAAATGCATGCTACTCGTTTTCCCTCTGCCAGCCTCTAAGGGCCTCCAGAGAGCCAGCAGAGGCCACAGTGGTGTCACCAGGGCCCCTCACCTGAGGTCCTTCAGCCGCTTGCAGTGCTGCAACATGTCTGAGAGGGCGGGCATATAGACCACCTTCCCCATCATGCCCAGGTTGGCCAGCGACAGGGACTGGAGCTGTTGGCACTGCAGGCCGATGCTGACCAGCCCAGAGCCTGTCAGGACACTGGGCAGCTGGGCTAGCGTCAGATGCCGCAGGAAGGCCAGCTGTCCAATAGCAGCCACCTCTGAGTCCCCGACATTTTGCGCCCGGCTGCAGGGCGGGAGGGAGTTACGGATGGCAGGCTCGTTGCGTGGCATGGCAGAGGAGAAATTGGACCCGATCAGCTCAAGGTGTTCCAGAAAAGGCAGGTTCTTCAGCAGAGACCAGAACACAGAGGAAGGCTGGGGGACTGTCTGGCCCGAGAAGGGGCTGGGGTAGGACTGCACGCCAATGCGCACCTTCTTGCCAAAGCCGCGGGGCACAGCATGCATCACAGGCTGGGCAGGCGCGCGGTCAGCCCGTGGCGCTGAGTCAGCGATGGAGCAGACAGGCAGGGAGAGGGAGCGCAGGTGGCGCAGCCGAGCCAGGAGCTGGCAAAGGTGCCTGCCCAGGCCCTCGGAGCTGTGGTGGTGGGCAGCCGAGAGGTTCAGATGCCGCAGGTTGCAGCAGGACACCACCAGCGTCTCCAGGATGCTACTATCAATATCATCCTCTGCCTTGCGGAGCAGCGAGTCCGGAGAGAGGCAGTGGACACAGCCGCTAAGATTCAGGCTGGCTAGGCTCCGGAGGTCCTTCCCACCATTGATGACCCGCTGGATCAGGTGGCCACCGGATAGGGTGCACCGGCTGAAGCTGAAGTAAAAGGGCTTGTTGAACTGCATGTGTTGGAGGAGGGACGAGCCGTTCAGCCAGGACTTTGGCAGCTGCAGGGCATCCAAGGCCACATTGCGGGCCATGGAATCCAGGAGGTTCTTGGTGGCTCCACTCTCAGCGAAGCTGCCAGGGACAGAGATGAGGAAGGCATGCAGATTCTCGGGTGTGCGGTCACTGAGCACGGCCAGGTACAGCCGCACCACCTCCTGGTTGATGTAGCCTGGCGCCAGACGAGCATAGAAGACCCGCAGGTTCTGGTAGTGGGGCACATTGCTCTGGCCCACCATGAGCTGGCCCGAGAGGATAGCACCCTCACGCGTGCGGTCCAGGATCTCAAAGTAGAGCAGCAGCTTCTCGAGGCTGGTGCAGCAGGGCACCACACCGTAGGAGGGTGTGAACAGTGTCTGCTTCAACTCCCGCACACGGCTCAGTGTGGCCTTGCACTCACCGCTCAGCTGGCTGGCATCGAAGCCCGGGCTCACATCGATGGCCAGCGAACGCAGGTTCTGCAGGGCCGAGAGCATCTTAGAGAGGCGCAGGGAGGTCAGGTGGCAGCCAGAGAGGTTCACTTTCACCAGGCTGCGGCACCGGGCAACATGCTCGATGGTGGAGCCCGACAGCCAGTAGCAGCCAGCCATGTTCAGCTGCTGGATCTCCAGGCCAATCTCCTTCACCAGCCGCTTTACCTTGTCCTCGCTCGCCTGTAGAAcagggacagggcagggagaggaggaaagggacTGAAGTCACCCAGGTGTCTCCTCCCCCATCTGCATGCACACTCTCCAACAGTCAGGGAGCCAGAAGGCATCCTGCAGAGGTATTCTACTCCAGATAGGGGGAGCCGGCCTCCTGCTCTCCATTCCCACATGCTCACCTTAAGCCAAGCAGCAAGAGTCCCCAGCtaggtaggaatgcaaaatggtgcaccaCTGTAGAAAATGGTTTTTGagggttcctcaaaaagctaagtacagaattaccatatgactgaGCAATTCCGCTCTCAGGTATATATCCAAACGAACTGAAAACAGAGACTCAGAAAGATACCTGTGCACCCATGTTCactgaagcattattcacaataaccaaaaggtggaaaccgcccaagtgtccatccacagatgaatgggtaaGCAAAGGCAGTCTAGCTATACAATGACCTATTATTCagatataaaaaggaaagaagttctgacacattctgcaacgtggatgaacctcagACACATTATGCTAAGAAAAAGAAGCCCAAcacaaaaagtcaaatattgcatgattccatttatatgaaatacctagaataggcaaattcataggaacagaaagtagaaaagaggttaccaggggctgggggaaaagGGGAATGTACTGCTTAATggttccagaatttctgtttagAGTGATGAAAACGTTCcagagatggacggtggtgatggttgcacaacattgtgaatgtacataatgccactgaactggacACGTAAGAATGGACAAGGCagcaaattttatgtatttttaaaccacaattttaaaaatggttaaaatgacaaattttacattatatatattttaccacaattcaacaaatataccaaaaaccattgacttgtacattttaaacaaatgaatgaattatacagtatgagtcatatctcaataaagctgtttaaaaagaagaagaaagagttcCAGCTATAAAGGAGCCCGACCACCCACAAAAGCCTCCTGCCGGCCAAGTGCACGGAAAGGCCACCTGGGCAAGGTCCCCGTCTCTTTAACACACACTGCAAAACTGGAATCAGGCCCTACGAAGCTAGCTTTGTTGGTTGCTTTCTTTCTCATCATATGCATTTTCTCATCATTAACTATTCCTCACAGAATAGCTTGGACTGGCTTAGGTGAAACACAAGATACCAGGTAGGGGAGCACAGCAGGTGGTCACCCACAGTCAAACACTGCAGCCATCTCCAGCGGGGTCCCATCATACACAACGCTGCATAGAGTATCCATGTAACAGAGGCATCGGTGCATTGGATTCCTTCCCTAAGGTAAAGGTCTATACACAGAACTGTGTGGTCAGAGCACAGGCACATTTTAAATCCTCTGCATATACAATGATTGGCATTGTCCTTGGGGTGCCCACCCCTTCCTCTACAGAAGAAAAAGCTTCATGAACAGGACGCCTGATGTCAGTGCTCTAGGGAGTATGCTCAGCCTCTCTTCCCCAGATGGGCCCTCTAGCAGAAAGAGCAAATGCTCCAGTGGGGCCTCACTCTGGTACCAAAGGCTCCACTTCATAACCAGAAAGAACAGCTAGGAGCCCTTCCCACAGCCTCCTAAAATATGGATTAAGGTCAACGCCCTACAGaactctgtttctttttacctttatttaaaaaaaaaatttttttttttaaaagatgaccagtaaggggaaccggccatccctatacgggatccgaacccgtggccttggtgttatcagcaccgcactctcccgagtgagccacgggccggcccctctttttaccttttttttttttttttttttttttgtcattttttcgtgaccggcactcagccagtgagtgcaccagtcattcttatataggatccgaacccgcggcgggagcgttgccgcactcccagcgcagcactctaccaagtgcgccacgggctcggcccctctttTTACCTTTCAAATACATCatctttgggccggcccgtggctcacttgggatagcgtggtgctgagaacagcaagtcaagggttaagatccccttaccagtcatcttttaaaaataaataaataaataaaataaaatacatcatctttggttagagcacagcctcaaggtcacaggtttggatccccatatcagccagccaccaaaaaaaaaagacacatcaaCTGATTCTTAACAAAGGTTCCAAAGCAATTCAATGtggaaaggataatcttttcaataagtggtgctagaACAACTAGATAGCCATATGCAAAAAAAGTGAACCCCGACCCTGCCTCATACCACATACAAAGGTTAACACAAAATGTATCATAGACTTAACTGTAagagcaaaaattataaaacatctagaagacaacataggggaaaatcttcatgacctcagGTTTAACAAAGATTTCTTCATTATGACACAAAAAGCATGCACTCAAAAATTCAACaaattgtacttcatcaaaatttaaaatgtatgctcttcaaaagacagttaaaaaaaatgaaaggcaaagccagactgggaaaaaaatatggGAGATAACATTCGCAATACATATATCTGACTGGtacctaaaatatacaaagaactcctacaactcaccAAGAAAAAGACAACTCAATAATGAacgggcaaaagacttgaacagtcACTTCTGAAAAGAAGATACGCAAATGGCCCAGGCACTTCATGCAAACATGACAGGCAGCATCCTTCATCagttaaagccacaatgagataccatgtCCCACCCATTAGAATTGCTGAAACTGAAAAAACTGACACCACCAAGTATTGACAAGGAGGCAGAGCAACAGGAACTTTCACACATGGTGGGGTGTGAAATGGCACCCTCCCATTGTGCCACTGGACAGCAGTATGTTTCACTTTACAAGAAACTCCCAGCACCTCTCctggacccagcaattccactcctagctaTCTACCAGAAAGTGAGACTCTCCCCTACCCACGTGCCTGAGGCCCTAAGTTCCCTCCCAGAACAATATCTACAAATATCTGCCCCCGTGGCATAACACCCACACTTTTCTGCCCCTTATATTTGTCATTTAATGTATCTTGGAGACTGCTCCAGGTAAGACTTCCAGTGCCTGCCTCCTGATTCATCAGCTGCACAGTGTCCCACTGCAGGGCTGTGCCAGTTGTCAACGACTTACCTGTAGGTTGATCCTAATCTCCGGCCCCCACACCTGGCTTACCTGATAGTCCTTCTGCAGCAACACGGTGTGAACGAGGCTCTTGTCAAGGCACAGGGTTGCAAGCTTCCGGCAGGTGCGCCGGACATTCAGAATCAGGTCTGTGCTAGGGACGTGGTTCAGGATATGCAGGAGGATCTCGTCAGAGAACCCCAGGAGATGGGCACTGCCCGCCATCCCAGCTGCTGCAGGGTGTGAGTCATCATCGTTGGACATGTCCTGAAAATAAGGGGGACACCGAATTCCCACAGGACCTCCAAGAGCAGCCGT
This region includes:
- the FBXL18 gene encoding F-box/LRR-repeat protein 18 isoform X1; translated protein: MASSGEDMSNDDDSHPAAAGMAGSAHLLGFSDEILLHILNHVPSTDLILNVRRTCRKLATLCLDKSLVHTVLLQKDYQASEDKVKRLVKEIGLEIQQLNMAGCYWLSGSTIEHVARCRSLVKVNLSGCHLTSLRLSKMLSALQNLRSLAIDVSPGFDASQLSGECKATLSRVRELKQTLFTPSYGVVPCCTSLEKLLLYFEILDRTREGAILSGQLMVGQSNVPHYQNLRVFYARLAPGYINQEVVRLYLAVLSDRTPENLHAFLISVPGSFAESGATKNLLDSMARNVALDALQLPKSWLNGSSLLQHMQFNKPFYFSFSRCTLSGGHLIQRVINGGKDLRSLASLNLSGCVHCLSPDSLLRKAEDDIDSSILETLVVSCCNLRHLNLSAAHHHSSEGLGRHLCQLLARLRHLRSLSLPVCSIADSAPRADRAPAQPVMHAVPRGFGKKVRIGVQSYPSPFSGQTVPQPSSVFWSLLKNLPFLEHLELIGSNFSSAMPRNEPAIRNSLPPCSRAQNVGDSEVAAIGQLAFLRHLTLAQLPSVLTGSGLVSIGLQCQQLQSLSLANLGMMGKVVYMPALSDMLQHCKRLKDLRLEQPYFSANAQFFQALGQCPSLQRLCLVSRSGTLQPDAVLAFMARCLHVVVCHLFTGESLATCKSLQQSLLRSFQAERPALNVVIFPLLHEGLTDVIRDVPMVHLDEITLFKSRVAEEPPNLWW
- the FBXL18 gene encoding F-box/LRR-repeat protein 18 isoform X2, translated to MSNDDDSHPAAAGMAGSAHLLGFSDEILLHILNHVPSTDLILNVRRTCRKLATLCLDKSLVHTVLLQKDYQASEDKVKRLVKEIGLEIQQLNMAGCYWLSGSTIEHVARCRSLVKVNLSGCHLTSLRLSKMLSALQNLRSLAIDVSPGFDASQLSGECKATLSRVRELKQTLFTPSYGVVPCCTSLEKLLLYFEILDRTREGAILSGQLMVGQSNVPHYQNLRVFYARLAPGYINQEVVRLYLAVLSDRTPENLHAFLISVPGSFAESGATKNLLDSMARNVALDALQLPKSWLNGSSLLQHMQFNKPFYFSFSRCTLSGGHLIQRVINGGKDLRSLASLNLSGCVHCLSPDSLLRKAEDDIDSSILETLVVSCCNLRHLNLSAAHHHSSEGLGRHLCQLLARLRHLRSLSLPVCSIADSAPRADRAPAQPVMHAVPRGFGKKVRIGVQSYPSPFSGQTVPQPSSVFWSLLKNLPFLEHLELIGSNFSSAMPRNEPAIRNSLPPCSRAQNVGDSEVAAIGQLAFLRHLTLAQLPSVLTGSGLVSIGLQCQQLQSLSLANLGMMGKVVYMPALSDMLQHCKRLKDLRLEQPYFSANAQFFQALGQCPSLQRLCLVSRSGTLQPDAVLAFMARCLHVVVCHLFTGESLATCKSLQQSLLRSFQAERPALNVVIFPLLHEGLTDVIRDVPMVHLDEITLFKSRVAEEPPNLWW